A single region of the Pontimicrobium sp. SW4 genome encodes:
- a CDS encoding DUF6768 family protein, which produces MKTNMEDIDKLIKETLTQEEAKFYDELEEQNIFQMVLGTFKGKNKWIMLMMNIVTVFVFIVFVYCMIQFFNTDVTNELIKWALIGTFCMLIVSMLKMFVWMQMDKNAIIREIKRLELQISSLAAKN; this is translated from the coding sequence ATGAAAACTAATATGGAAGACATAGACAAGTTAATAAAAGAGACATTAACACAAGAAGAAGCAAAATTCTATGATGAATTAGAAGAGCAAAATATTTTTCAAATGGTTCTTGGGACTTTTAAAGGAAAGAATAAATGGATCATGCTTATGATGAATATAGTAACTGTATTTGTTTTTATAGTATTTGTGTATTGTATGATCCAATTTTTTAATACAGATGTTACAAACGAACTTATTAAATGGGCTCTTATTGGAACATTTTGTATGTTAATAGTTAGTATGTTAAAAATGTTTGTTTGGATGCAAATGGATAAAAATGCAATTATAAGAGAAATTAAGCGATTAGAGTTACAGATTTCATCACTAGCAGCAAAAAACTAA
- a CDS encoding sigma-70 family RNA polymerase sigma factor: protein MSQTEKERDGLLILDYQSGNKMALAALVKRWHKKFCTKAFYIVKDADEAKDVAQDSWRTIIDKLEDIRDPQSFGGWALRIVHTKSIDALRKRQKERKVGNAFKQETDIIDEPYDERLNLKKKLYSAILELPTDQQYVVKLFYLEELPLNDISKLLNIKAGTVKSRLFHAREKLKKSIKKHKG, encoded by the coding sequence ATGAGCCAAACCGAAAAAGAAAGAGACGGACTTTTAATTCTAGATTACCAATCTGGAAATAAAATGGCTCTAGCCGCATTGGTAAAACGTTGGCATAAAAAGTTTTGCACGAAAGCATTTTATATTGTTAAAGATGCAGATGAAGCTAAAGATGTTGCGCAAGATAGTTGGAGAACTATTATAGATAAGTTAGAAGATATAAGAGATCCTCAAAGTTTTGGTGGTTGGGCATTAAGAATTGTGCATACAAAGTCTATTGATGCATTAAGGAAAAGGCAAAAAGAGAGAAAAGTAGGGAATGCTTTTAAGCAAGAAACTGATATAATAGATGAGCCTTATGACGAAAGGTTAAATCTTAAGAAGAAACTTTATAGTGCTATTTTAGAATTACCAACAGATCAACAATACGTAGTAAAACTATTTTACTTAGAAGAACTACCGCTAAATGACATCTCTAAGTTGTTAAACATTAAAGCAGGAACAGTAAAATCAAGACTCTTTCATGCAAGAGAAAAATTAAAAAAAAGTATTAAAAAACACAAAGGATAA
- the rlmD gene encoding 23S rRNA (uracil(1939)-C(5))-methyltransferase RlmD: protein MARKNKKQVFTNLEVIDAGAKGKTVAKAPDGKVVFLSNAVPGDVVDVQTFKKRKAYYEGKAIAFHKLSDKRTEPKCEHFGTCGGCKWQHMSYDNQLFYKQKEVTNNLTRIGHIELPEVTPILGSKEQYFYRNKMEFSFSDSRWLTLEEINSDKDLGDKNALGFHIPGMWDKILDVKKCWLQADPSNAIRNSVKQFAIDNNLEFFNTRNQTGLLRTMMIRTTSTGEIMILVQFFKEDVEKRILLLDYLKTTFPEITSLQYVINGKANDTIYDQEIICYHGRDHIFEEMEGLKFKINAKSFYQTNSDQAYELYKITRDFARLTGNELVYDLYTGTGTIAQFVAKKAEKVVGVEAVPDAITAAKENAQLNNIDNVEFYVGDMKNVFNQEFINTHGQPDVIITDPPRDGMHKDVVKQILNISPERIVYVSCNSATQARDLALMDTMYKVIKTQAVDMFPQTFHVENVVLLEKRK, encoded by the coding sequence ATGGCAAGAAAAAACAAAAAACAGGTTTTTACAAATTTAGAAGTTATTGATGCTGGAGCAAAAGGCAAAACAGTGGCAAAAGCACCAGATGGGAAAGTCGTGTTTTTATCAAATGCCGTTCCTGGGGATGTAGTTGATGTGCAAACTTTTAAAAAGCGAAAAGCTTATTATGAAGGGAAAGCCATTGCTTTTCATAAGCTGTCTGATAAGAGAACAGAGCCAAAGTGCGAACATTTTGGAACCTGTGGTGGCTGTAAATGGCAACACATGAGTTACGACAACCAATTATTCTACAAGCAAAAAGAAGTTACCAATAACTTAACACGTATTGGACATATTGAATTGCCAGAAGTAACACCTATTTTAGGTTCAAAAGAGCAATATTTCTACAGAAATAAAATGGAATTCTCATTTAGTGATAGTCGTTGGTTAACACTTGAAGAAATAAATTCTGATAAAGATTTAGGTGATAAAAATGCACTTGGTTTTCATATTCCTGGAATGTGGGACAAAATTTTGGATGTAAAAAAATGTTGGTTGCAAGCAGATCCATCAAATGCTATTAGAAATTCAGTTAAACAGTTTGCCATAGATAATAATCTAGAGTTTTTCAATACTCGTAACCAAACAGGACTTTTACGTACTATGATGATTCGTACAACTAGTACTGGAGAAATCATGATTTTAGTCCAATTTTTTAAAGAAGATGTTGAAAAACGTATATTATTACTAGACTATTTAAAGACTACCTTTCCAGAAATCACTTCTTTACAATACGTCATTAACGGAAAAGCTAATGATACCATCTATGATCAAGAAATTATTTGTTATCATGGACGCGACCATATTTTTGAAGAGATGGAAGGCTTAAAATTCAAAATAAATGCTAAATCATTTTATCAAACAAATTCTGATCAAGCTTACGAGCTTTACAAAATTACTAGAGACTTTGCTAGATTAACAGGAAACGAATTAGTGTACGATTTATATACAGGAACAGGAACTATTGCGCAATTTGTAGCTAAAAAAGCAGAAAAAGTGGTTGGTGTTGAAGCTGTTCCAGACGCAATTACTGCTGCTAAGGAGAATGCACAATTAAACAACATAGATAACGTTGAGTTTTATGTTGGTGATATGAAAAACGTATTTAACCAAGAATTTATAAATACACATGGACAGCCAGACGTCATTATTACAGACCCTCCAAGAGATGGTATGCATAAAGATGTGGTTAAACAAATACTAAACATTTCGCCAGAAAGAATTGTTTATGTAAGTTGCAATAGTGCAACCCAAGCTAGAGATTTGGCTTTAATGGACACTATGTATAAAGTAATAAAAACGCAGGCAGTAGATATGTTTCCACAAACTTTTCATGTAGAAAATGTTGTACTTTTGGAAAAGCGAAAATAG
- a CDS encoding DUF6452 family protein has protein sequence MKKQSLFILFLMLTMFACEKDDICSEATATTPQLVIRFYDALIPEDTKSISGLFVYGINDADETVFFKNITIGTKDSIAIPLRTDSNMTKLVFHKDLVDTDDLLVGNPDTVDVSYERKDIYVSRACGYKATFTNLGAVLTPDADNWIINITIENNTIDNENAAHINIYH, from the coding sequence ATGAAAAAACAATCCCTATTCATTCTATTCTTAATGCTCACAATGTTTGCTTGTGAAAAAGATGATATTTGCTCTGAAGCTACTGCTACAACACCTCAGCTAGTGATTCGATTCTACGATGCACTTATTCCAGAAGACACAAAATCTATTTCTGGTTTATTTGTGTATGGTATTAATGATGCAGACGAAACAGTATTTTTTAAAAATATTACAATAGGCACTAAAGATTCCATAGCTATTCCTTTAAGAACGGATAGTAATATGACAAAGTTAGTTTTCCATAAAGATTTAGTAGATACAGATGATTTATTAGTTGGAAATCCTGATACTGTAGATGTAAGTTACGAAAGAAAAGACATATATGTATCACGTGCTTGTGGTTATAAAGCGACGTTCACCAATTTAGGAGCTGTTTTAACACCTGATGCTGACAATTGGATAATAAATATTACTATCGAAAATAACACCATAGACAATGAAAATGCAGCGCACATTAACATATATCACTAG
- a CDS encoding DUF6048 family protein, giving the protein MQRTLTYITSIFAVLLMTFSVSAQDDSVANDSIRYAQKYGLRLGGDVSKLVRSFVDDDYTGFEINGDYRLSKNLYIAGELGTEEKTTESDYLNATAQGSYFKGGIDFNLYDNWFGMENMIYSGFRAGFGTFNQTINSYTIFDTNGQPWGNQTTVTDGTKQSGLTAIWGELILGVKAETLNNLYVGFNIQLKGRITETEPNNFENLYIPGFGRTYDSGNFSVSFGYNVSYLIPLFKKDK; this is encoded by the coding sequence ATGCAGCGCACATTAACATATATCACTAGTATTTTTGCTGTACTGCTGATGACATTTTCAGTAAGCGCACAAGACGACAGCGTCGCAAACGACTCCATTCGTTATGCTCAAAAATATGGCTTACGCTTAGGTGGCGATGTAAGCAAGCTAGTGAGATCGTTTGTTGATGATGATTATACAGGCTTTGAAATTAATGGTGATTATCGTTTGTCTAAAAATCTTTACATAGCAGGAGAGTTAGGAACCGAAGAAAAAACTACAGAAAGTGATTACCTAAACGCAACCGCTCAAGGAAGCTATTTTAAAGGAGGTATAGACTTTAACTTATACGATAATTGGTTTGGTATGGAAAACATGATTTATAGTGGTTTTCGTGCTGGGTTTGGCACATTTAACCAAACTATAAATAGTTATACCATTTTTGATACCAATGGGCAGCCTTGGGGAAACCAAACAACTGTTACAGATGGTACAAAACAAAGTGGTTTAACAGCTATTTGGGGAGAATTAATTCTTGGTGTTAAAGCCGAAACACTAAATAATTTGTATGTTGGGTTTAATATCCAGTTAAAAGGTCGCATTACTGAGACTGAACCAAATAACTTTGAAAACCTTTACATTCCTGGATTTGGGCGCACATATGATAGTGGAAACTTTAGTGTGAGTTTTGGTTATAACGTTTCCTACCTTATTCCTTTGTTTAAGAAGGATAAATAA